A window of the Halobacterium hubeiense genome harbors these coding sequences:
- a CDS encoding IMP cyclohydrolase, whose translation MYVGRFVVVGPDVAAYRVSSRSFPNRRVVEREDALTVAPTPDAPETDNPYVSYNCYRTAAGHAVVGNGSHVDPITEKLGLGYPARDALAESLLALDYEKDDYDTPRIAGVLTPDAGAYVGTVRKDALLVEEVEEPTLVATYEKDSPEPIGFEADTASEAAGEAYSAAFEHAVCSVGVVRDGDGYATAIENGPEN comes from the coding sequence ATGTACGTCGGACGGTTCGTCGTCGTCGGTCCGGACGTGGCAGCGTACCGAGTGTCCTCGCGGTCGTTCCCGAACCGCCGGGTAGTCGAGCGCGAGGACGCGCTGACGGTCGCGCCGACGCCGGACGCGCCGGAGACGGACAACCCCTACGTGTCGTACAACTGCTACCGGACGGCGGCGGGCCACGCGGTCGTCGGGAACGGCAGCCACGTCGACCCGATTACGGAGAAGCTCGGGCTGGGCTACCCGGCGCGGGACGCGCTCGCTGAATCGCTGCTCGCGCTCGACTACGAGAAAGACGACTACGACACGCCCCGCATCGCGGGGGTGCTGACGCCCGACGCCGGGGCGTACGTCGGGACGGTGCGGAAGGACGCGCTGCTCGTCGAAGAAGTCGAGGAGCCGACGCTGGTCGCGACCTACGAGAAGGACAGTCCCGAGCCAATCGGCTTCGAGGCCGACACCGCCAGCGAGGCCGCCGGAGAGGCGTACAGCGCGGCGTTCGAGCACGCGGTGTGTTCGGTCGGCGTCGTGCGCGACGGCGACGGGTACGCGACGGCAATCGAGAACGGGCCGGAGAACTAA
- a CDS encoding metallophosphoesterase family protein, with the protein MKVAVVSDVHSNLVALEAVLDDLPDVDAVVCAGDVVGYNPWPAECVDALRERDVPTVMGNHDRMVATDRNFGGNGMAQAGVRHAKRELNDVQLDWVQRLPRERTLFDGRVKVVHDHPEVQDRYTYPDAFGPHLIGDEDALILGHTHVQHHEVYDEGIVLNPGSVGQPRDRDPRAAYAVLDVETPSVEERRVEYDVDRVAEAVRDAGLPDGTADRLADGR; encoded by the coding sequence ATGAAGGTCGCCGTCGTCTCGGACGTTCACTCGAATCTGGTGGCGCTGGAGGCCGTCCTCGACGACCTGCCGGACGTGGACGCGGTCGTCTGCGCCGGCGACGTGGTCGGCTACAACCCGTGGCCCGCCGAGTGCGTGGACGCGCTCCGCGAGCGGGACGTGCCGACGGTGATGGGAAACCACGACCGGATGGTGGCGACCGACCGGAACTTCGGCGGAAACGGGATGGCGCAAGCCGGAGTCAGGCACGCCAAGCGGGAGCTGAACGACGTGCAACTGGACTGGGTGCAGCGGCTCCCGCGCGAGCGCACGCTGTTCGACGGGCGCGTGAAGGTCGTCCACGACCACCCCGAGGTGCAGGACCGATACACGTATCCGGACGCGTTCGGCCCGCACCTGATCGGCGACGAGGACGCCCTGATTCTCGGGCACACGCACGTCCAGCACCACGAGGTCTACGACGAGGGAATCGTGTTGAACCCGGGGAGCGTCGGTCAGCCGCGGGACCGCGACCCTCGCGCGGCGTACGCGGTGCTGGACGTCGAAACGCCGTCGGTCGAGGAGCGACGCGTCGAGTACGACGTCGACCGCGTCGCGGAGGCGGTGCGGGACGCGGGGCTGCCCGACGGGACCGCCGACCGGCTCGCGGACGGGCGGTAG